The following are encoded together in the Opitutus sp. ER46 genome:
- a CDS encoding DNA translocase FtsK has product MPKSESSNPNDGPSFQGPRYQPNWLVAVGCFLVASWLLVAMLDFTPNQTSLISTQPVDTNLAGSWGAHAAWAAFWTFGVSAWCIPFYLYWLVYLAIRMSKHLTTGRYLAMVFGLISGSGLLAMVEYGKSNYFPNDWGGLVGELVYQSGLKVPLGGFGSAMVLGAIYIGCFLFILFTKDIGAEFERLLARFQAWREERAKLRAEVAEAKTREKDAREKQKAAAAVIAATTGANNTPPPTAAAPVGPAGKKTFVPKSGEDPLARAATPRSTGATTPATSPAAEPDAATIRAAAGKPEPKAPSLRLGNGRGATEPATDTKSLAVATGKVELNIVKPEEPKKAKITLPQSDDANYQFPPLTLLKEQVKPDASNTEEEHRQNAENLLRILSEFGVEVTLGEIHVGPVITRYEVVPAPGVRVEKIAGLDKNIALGMRAQSVRILAPIPGKAAVGVEVPNQKPTPVGMRELLESEDWVGAKAELPIALGKDVSGKPLISDLAKMPHLLIAGATGSGKSVCINSIVASVLYSKSPKDVRLIMVDPKVVELKIFNTLPHMLIPVVTEPKKVPAALKWLLGEMEQRYQIFAKANVRNISGFNSRKRTPKTDTPPPEAAETQASLTGVDPALEEIEIPDRLPYIVAIIDELADLMMVAPAEIETSIARLAQLARAAGIHLIIATQRPSVNVITGVIKANLPSRIAFQVASQVDSRTILDTKGADTLIGRGDMLFSPPGTSRLVRAQGAFVSDDEVSEMVEFLKRNGPPQYAQSVQQHIDRAAREDEDGEDGGDDGDLGDDEDLYEQALDVLKSTRRASTSMLQRRLRIGYNRAARIMEIMEEKGIVGPENGSSPREILVDLDSL; this is encoded by the coding sequence ATGCCTAAGTCTGAGAGTTCAAACCCAAACGACGGGCCGTCGTTTCAGGGACCGCGCTACCAGCCCAATTGGCTGGTCGCCGTGGGCTGCTTCCTGGTGGCGTCCTGGTTGTTGGTGGCGATGCTCGATTTCACCCCGAACCAGACCAGCCTCATCTCGACCCAGCCGGTCGACACCAACCTGGCCGGCAGTTGGGGCGCGCACGCTGCGTGGGCCGCATTCTGGACGTTCGGCGTCAGCGCCTGGTGCATCCCGTTTTATCTCTACTGGCTCGTCTACCTCGCGATCCGGATGTCGAAGCACCTCACCACCGGGCGGTATCTCGCCATGGTGTTCGGGCTGATCTCCGGCTCTGGCCTGCTCGCGATGGTCGAATACGGGAAGAGCAACTACTTCCCCAATGACTGGGGCGGGCTGGTGGGTGAACTCGTTTACCAGAGCGGGCTGAAGGTGCCGCTCGGCGGCTTCGGTTCCGCCATGGTGCTCGGCGCCATATACATCGGGTGCTTCCTGTTCATCCTTTTCACGAAGGACATCGGCGCCGAGTTCGAGCGGCTGCTCGCCCGTTTCCAGGCGTGGCGCGAGGAACGCGCGAAACTGCGCGCGGAGGTGGCCGAAGCGAAGACCCGCGAAAAGGACGCCCGCGAAAAGCAGAAGGCGGCCGCCGCCGTCATTGCGGCCACCACCGGCGCGAACAACACGCCCCCGCCGACCGCCGCCGCTCCGGTCGGCCCCGCCGGGAAGAAGACGTTCGTTCCGAAGTCGGGCGAAGACCCTCTCGCCCGCGCCGCCACGCCTCGCAGCACCGGCGCGACCACGCCCGCGACTTCCCCGGCCGCCGAACCCGACGCGGCGACCATCCGTGCCGCCGCCGGGAAGCCCGAGCCGAAGGCGCCGTCGCTTCGCCTCGGCAACGGCCGCGGCGCCACCGAGCCCGCGACCGACACCAAGTCGCTCGCCGTCGCGACGGGCAAAGTGGAGCTCAACATCGTCAAGCCCGAGGAGCCCAAGAAGGCAAAGATCACCCTCCCGCAGAGCGACGACGCCAATTACCAGTTTCCCCCGCTCACGCTCCTCAAGGAGCAGGTGAAGCCCGACGCCTCCAACACCGAGGAGGAGCACCGCCAGAACGCCGAGAACCTCCTGCGCATCCTGAGCGAATTCGGCGTCGAGGTCACCCTCGGCGAAATTCACGTCGGCCCGGTCATCACCCGCTACGAGGTCGTCCCCGCGCCCGGCGTGCGCGTCGAGAAGATCGCCGGCCTCGACAAGAACATTGCCCTCGGCATGCGCGCGCAGTCGGTGCGCATCCTCGCCCCGATTCCCGGCAAGGCGGCGGTCGGCGTCGAAGTGCCGAACCAGAAGCCCACGCCGGTCGGCATGCGCGAGCTCCTCGAAAGCGAGGATTGGGTGGGCGCCAAGGCCGAGTTGCCCATCGCGCTGGGCAAGGATGTTTCCGGCAAGCCCCTGATTTCCGACCTGGCGAAGATGCCGCACCTGCTGATCGCCGGCGCCACCGGCTCCGGCAAATCGGTCTGCATCAACTCCATCGTCGCCTCCGTCCTCTACTCCAAGAGCCCGAAGGACGTGCGACTCATCATGGTGGATCCGAAGGTCGTCGAGCTGAAGATCTTCAACACCCTGCCGCACATGCTCATTCCGGTCGTCACCGAGCCCAAGAAGGTGCCGGCCGCCCTGAAGTGGCTCCTCGGCGAAATGGAGCAACGGTACCAGATCTTCGCCAAGGCCAACGTCCGCAACATTTCCGGCTTCAACTCCCGCAAGCGCACCCCGAAAACGGATACGCCCCCGCCCGAAGCCGCCGAGACCCAGGCCTCGCTCACCGGCGTCGATCCCGCGCTCGAGGAGATCGAGATTCCCGACCGCCTGCCCTACATCGTCGCGATCATCGACGAGCTCGCCGACCTCATGATGGTCGCGCCCGCTGAAATCGAGACGAGCATCGCCCGCCTCGCGCAGCTCGCCCGCGCCGCCGGCATCCATCTCATCATCGCGACGCAGCGTCCGTCCGTGAACGTCATCACCGGCGTCATCAAGGCCAACCTGCCCTCGCGCATCGCGTTCCAGGTCGCTTCGCAGGTCGACTCGCGGACCATCCTCGACACCAAGGGCGCCGACACGCTGATCGGCCGCGGTGACATGCTCTTCTCCCCGCCCGGCACCTCCCGGCTCGTGCGCGCCCAGGGCGCGTTCGTTTCCGACGACGAGGTCTCCGAGATGGTCGAATTCCTCAAGCGCAACGGCCCGCCGCAGTACGCCCAGTCCGTCCAACAGCACATCGACCGCGCCGCGCGCGAGGATGAGGACGGCGAGGACGGCGGTGACGACGGCGATCTCGGCGACGATGAGGATTTGTACGAGCAGGCGCTCGACGTCCTGAAGTCCACCCGGCGCGCCAGCACCTCCATGCTCCAGCGGCGGCTCCGCATCGGCTACAACCGCGCGGCCCGTATCATGGAGATCATGGAGGAGAAGGGCATCGTCGGACCGGAGAATGGCTCCAGCCCGCGCGAGATTCTGGTGGATCTCGACTCACTCTGA
- a CDS encoding 50S ribosomal protein L11 methyltransferase: MALFEFKVEIPAAGADAADTVLLERGSANWSILQDAIALRAWLVGLGDSEMTLRGEWTPLAAALAEAGVTPVEAGVMRTLADTDWRESYKAHFHAWQFGRLHWVPIWEKPTFQVPPGDTVLWLDPGLAFGTGNHETTRLCIERLVAIDTELPGHGWTHESARIIDAGCGSGILALSAALLGYVQVDGFDNDPEAIRISGENAAMNGLQNRVRFAVGDLVSGLTGREAEVVMANIQADVLMRFARELVAAVAPGGVLILSGILAHENAAVRTAFEKVVPGWTVNARTMGEWSDVLLQRPRAA, from the coding sequence ATGGCTCTCTTTGAATTCAAGGTCGAAATCCCGGCGGCTGGCGCCGATGCGGCGGATACGGTGCTGCTCGAGCGCGGCTCGGCGAACTGGAGCATTCTGCAGGATGCAATCGCGCTGCGGGCCTGGCTCGTCGGGCTCGGCGACAGCGAAATGACGCTGCGCGGCGAATGGACCCCCTTGGCCGCGGCGCTGGCCGAAGCCGGGGTGACGCCGGTTGAGGCCGGCGTGATGCGGACGCTGGCGGACACGGACTGGCGCGAGAGCTACAAGGCTCATTTCCACGCGTGGCAGTTCGGCCGGCTGCACTGGGTGCCAATCTGGGAGAAACCCACCTTCCAAGTGCCGCCAGGCGATACCGTGCTCTGGCTCGACCCGGGGCTCGCGTTCGGCACCGGCAACCACGAGACGACGCGGTTGTGCATCGAGCGGCTCGTCGCGATCGACACGGAGCTGCCCGGGCACGGCTGGACGCACGAGTCGGCGCGGATCATCGATGCGGGGTGTGGCTCGGGCATTCTCGCGTTGTCGGCGGCGCTGCTCGGGTACGTGCAGGTGGACGGCTTCGACAACGATCCCGAGGCGATCCGCATCAGCGGCGAAAACGCCGCGATGAACGGACTGCAGAACCGCGTGCGCTTCGCCGTCGGCGATCTCGTCTCGGGCCTCACCGGCCGCGAGGCCGAGGTGGTCATGGCGAACATTCAGGCCGACGTGCTGATGCGCTTTGCCCGTGAACTCGTGGCGGCGGTCGCGCCCGGCGGGGTGCTGATCCTGAGCGGCATTCTGGCCCACGAGAACGCCGCGGTGCGGACAGCGTTTGAAAAAGTGGTGCCGGGCTGGACCGTAAACGCCCGCACGATGGGCGAGTGGAGCGACGTCTTGCTGCAACGCCCGCGGGCCGCATAA
- a CDS encoding nucleotide exchange factor GrpE, whose amino-acid sequence MPDADPSKPTTQAAEKQNEAATAATDAANATPTAGTEAGSATTATDAAVQLIAAKAEASANYDKYMRAVADLENFRRRAVREKDELRTIATGRVLEDLFPVLDNLSLAVAHARQPNADVKSLLGGVEMVLSQLKSALGNHGVKDINPVGQPFDPHQHEAISHEPSATVKAEHVINVVRTGYSLNGRLLRAAAVTVSSGPAKPAPDGKPA is encoded by the coding sequence ATGCCTGACGCAGATCCTTCCAAGCCAACGACCCAAGCTGCTGAAAAGCAGAATGAAGCAGCGACTGCTGCCACCGACGCCGCGAACGCCACGCCCACCGCCGGAACGGAGGCGGGCAGCGCGACGACGGCCACCGATGCCGCCGTGCAGTTGATCGCGGCGAAGGCGGAGGCTTCGGCCAACTACGACAAGTACATGCGCGCGGTCGCCGACCTGGAAAATTTCCGCCGCCGTGCGGTCCGCGAGAAGGACGAGCTGCGGACCATCGCGACCGGGCGCGTGCTCGAAGACCTTTTCCCGGTGTTGGACAACCTGAGCCTCGCGGTGGCCCACGCCCGCCAGCCGAATGCTGACGTGAAGTCGCTCTTGGGCGGGGTAGAAATGGTGCTCAGCCAGCTCAAGTCCGCGCTCGGCAACCACGGCGTTAAGGACATCAACCCCGTCGGACAGCCCTTCGACCCCCACCAGCACGAGGCCATTTCGCACGAGCCCAGCGCGACGGTGAAGGCGGAGCACGTGATCAACGTCGTGCGCACCGGCTATTCGCTCAATGGGCGACTGCTCCGGGCCGCGGCGGTGACGGTCTCCAGCGGCCCCGCCAAACCCGCGCCCGACGGGAAGCCCGCCTGA
- the dnaJ gene encoding molecular chaperone DnaJ: MAQEDYYELLGVSKTVSPEELKKAYRKKAVQFHPDKNPGNKEAEEMFKKVSHAYEVLSDADKRAAYDRYGPAAFEGGAGAPGPRGPGGMGGGGFHDPFDIFREVFGQQGGGGGIFEEMFGGGGGRDGSRDGADLRYDLEITLEEAARGVEKEIAFRKNVTCERCDGTGAEPGSRRVTCPTCRGAGQIRRSGGIITFTQTCPTCGGAGTKIEKPCSACRGEGRVPKSTKLNVRIPAGVDTGSRLRSSGNGEAGLAGGQPGDLYIVLTVKEHELFERQGEDLFCEVPIKYTLAALGGSVEVPTLFGKGALKLPAGTQSGTTFRLRGKGMPSLRGGHQGDQLVRVQVEVPQSLTAEQRRLLEEFARVSGDAAEPTSRSFFEKAKKFF, from the coding sequence ATGGCCCAGGAAGACTATTACGAACTGCTTGGCGTCTCCAAAACCGTCTCTCCGGAAGAGCTCAAGAAGGCTTACCGGAAGAAGGCGGTCCAGTTTCACCCGGACAAGAACCCGGGCAACAAGGAGGCCGAGGAGATGTTCAAGAAGGTCTCCCATGCCTACGAGGTGCTGAGCGACGCCGACAAGCGCGCGGCCTATGATCGCTATGGCCCGGCGGCCTTTGAAGGCGGTGCCGGCGCCCCAGGCCCACGCGGTCCGGGCGGCATGGGCGGCGGCGGGTTCCACGATCCGTTCGACATTTTCCGCGAGGTCTTCGGCCAGCAAGGCGGCGGCGGTGGCATCTTCGAGGAGATGTTCGGCGGTGGCGGCGGCCGCGACGGCAGCCGCGACGGTGCCGACCTGCGCTACGACCTCGAGATCACGCTCGAGGAGGCCGCGCGCGGCGTGGAGAAGGAGATCGCTTTCCGCAAGAACGTGACCTGTGAGCGGTGCGATGGCACCGGCGCGGAGCCGGGTTCACGCCGCGTGACGTGTCCGACCTGTCGCGGCGCGGGCCAGATCCGGCGGTCCGGCGGCATCATCACGTTTACGCAGACGTGCCCCACGTGCGGTGGCGCGGGCACGAAGATCGAGAAGCCCTGCTCGGCGTGCCGGGGCGAAGGCCGCGTGCCGAAGAGCACCAAGCTCAACGTGCGCATCCCTGCGGGCGTCGACACGGGTTCGCGGCTGCGTTCGTCCGGCAACGGCGAGGCCGGACTGGCCGGCGGTCAGCCGGGCGACCTCTACATCGTGCTCACGGTGAAGGAGCACGAGTTGTTCGAACGCCAGGGCGAGGACCTCTTCTGCGAGGTGCCGATCAAGTACACGCTCGCGGCGCTCGGCGGTTCCGTCGAGGTGCCCACGCTGTTCGGCAAGGGCGCGCTGAAGCTTCCCGCCGGTACCCAGAGCGGCACGACCTTCCGCCTTCGCGGCAAGGGCATGCCGAGCCTGCGGGGCGGCCACCAGGGCGACCAGTTGGTGCGCGTGCAGGTGGAGGTGCCGCAGTCGCTCACCGCTGAGCAGCGTCGCCTGCTGGAGGAGTTCGCTCGCGTGAGCGGCGACGCCGCCGAGCCGACGTCACGCTCGTTCTTCGAGAAGGCGAAAAAGTTCTTCTGA
- a CDS encoding helix-turn-helix domain-containing protein, producing the protein MQTIGERLEEARKKKGVSIREAAEATKIRGDYLQKFESNQFDIGLTEIYTRGFLRTYANFLKVPADRIMSDYAALGRGEVRPRQPSREVYGRMDISVASAGDATDRSAPPPPEAAPAPEPAAGGRQQQPHYPRGTGSSLPTGPDPAVVFKWVKIGGGIIVALLVVLLIRSIFSGNRAAPAPAAQPAAASNVPPPAPTLPPTPRYTFTLVAVNPVHVRVNRKNPDESTGAVLFEGTLNRGDAQIVEWPGPVYIAATACENLQLEIRGRRIGMGLRGNTVGQLPAPTGTP; encoded by the coding sequence ATGCAGACAATCGGCGAACGGCTTGAGGAAGCACGCAAGAAGAAGGGCGTTTCCATCCGCGAAGCGGCCGAAGCGACCAAGATCCGCGGGGACTATCTGCAGAAGTTCGAAAGCAACCAGTTCGACATCGGGCTCACCGAGATCTACACGCGCGGCTTCCTGCGCACCTACGCCAATTTCCTGAAGGTACCCGCCGATCGCATCATGAGCGACTACGCCGCGCTCGGTCGTGGCGAGGTGCGCCCGCGCCAACCCAGCCGCGAGGTGTATGGCCGCATGGACATCAGCGTCGCGAGCGCGGGCGATGCCACCGACCGCAGCGCCCCGCCGCCGCCTGAAGCCGCCCCCGCGCCCGAACCCGCCGCCGGCGGCCGCCAGCAGCAGCCGCACTATCCGCGTGGCACTGGCTCCTCTCTCCCCACCGGTCCCGACCCGGCCGTCGTGTTCAAGTGGGTGAAGATCGGCGGCGGCATCATCGTGGCCCTGCTCGTGGTGCTTCTGATTCGATCGATCTTCAGCGGCAACCGCGCCGCCCCCGCGCCCGCCGCGCAGCCTGCCGCCGCGTCCAACGTCCCGCCGCCCGCCCCGACGCTGCCGCCGACCCCGCGCTACACCTTCACGCTCGTCGCGGTCAATCCCGTGCACGTCCGCGTCAACCGGAAGAACCCGGACGAGTCGACCGGCGCCGTCCTTTTCGAGGGCACGCTCAACCGTGGCGATGCGCAGATCGTCGAATGGCCCGGCCCGGTGTACATCGCCGCGACCGCCTGCGAGAATCTGCAGCTTGAGATCCGCGGCCGTCGCATCGGCATGGGGCTCCGCGGCAACACGGTCGGCCAGCTTCCGGCGCCGACCGGCACGCCGTAA
- the purN gene encoding phosphoribosylglycinamide formyltransferase, giving the protein MRVVILGSGRGSNAEAILKAQKENRLGRAEVVQIFADRPDAGLLELGARFGVPAHFLDPAPYKSKLDGAAEQAYIAAITACRPDLVVLAGFMRVLKMPFIAAFERRIINLHPSLLPSFPGLDGIGQAFRRGVKVTGCTVHYVTLEVDGGPIIDQAAVRIEETDTLESLTAKVHAAEHHLLPTVIARLSERWTPGE; this is encoded by the coding sequence ATGCGCGTCGTCATTCTTGGTTCCGGCCGCGGCTCGAATGCCGAGGCGATCCTCAAAGCCCAGAAAGAAAACCGGCTGGGTCGGGCCGAGGTTGTGCAGATTTTTGCGGACCGGCCTGACGCCGGGTTGCTGGAGCTAGGCGCGCGGTTCGGCGTGCCGGCGCACTTCCTGGATCCGGCGCCGTACAAGTCGAAGCTCGATGGCGCGGCCGAGCAGGCCTACATCGCGGCGATCACCGCGTGCCGGCCCGACCTCGTCGTCCTCGCCGGCTTCATGCGCGTGCTGAAGATGCCGTTCATCGCGGCATTCGAGCGTCGGATCATCAACCTCCACCCGAGCCTGCTGCCGAGTTTCCCGGGGCTGGATGGCATCGGGCAGGCGTTTCGCCGCGGCGTGAAGGTCACCGGCTGCACGGTCCACTACGTGACCCTCGAAGTGGACGGCGGACCGATCATCGACCAGGCCGCGGTGAGGATCGAGGAGACTGACACGCTGGAATCGCTCACCGCCAAGGTTCACGCCGCCGAGCATCACCTGCTGCCCACCGTGATCGCTCGCCTGAGCGAGCGCTGGACGCCGGGGGAGTAG
- a CDS encoding adenylyltransferase/cytidyltransferase family protein, which produces MSGYFPHNVRILRNNVRILAARSDRRGGRPGSVDSREPLVGNVDAPAKPGIYNPRGSGEGGGVVLENPKLMPLPEAVAWRERCRTAKRRVVLTNGVFDLLHTGHLYYLQQARALGDALVIVLNADASVRLLKGPARPVQSEEQRAYALAALACVDAVTIFREPRLTAEIRALRPDLYCKAGDYTLEKLDAGERTALQEVGAEIRFLPFLPGFSTTSLIARIKAAGEI; this is translated from the coding sequence ATGTCCGGATACTTCCCGCATAATGTCCGGATACTCCGGAATAATGTCCGGATACTCGCGGCGCGCTCCGATCGGCGTGGCGGTCGACCGGGCAGCGTCGACAGTCGCGAGCCGCTGGTAGGAAACGTCGACGCGCCGGCCAAACCCGGGATTTACAACCCGCGTGGCTCTGGCGAGGGTGGGGGCGTGGTGCTCGAGAATCCCAAACTGATGCCGTTGCCGGAGGCGGTTGCCTGGCGTGAACGCTGCCGGACGGCCAAACGTCGCGTGGTGTTGACCAATGGTGTCTTTGACCTGCTGCACACGGGGCATCTCTACTACCTCCAGCAGGCGCGGGCGCTGGGCGACGCGCTCGTCATCGTCCTCAACGCCGACGCGAGCGTTCGCCTGCTCAAGGGCCCCGCGCGTCCGGTTCAGTCCGAGGAGCAGCGGGCCTACGCGCTGGCTGCGCTGGCGTGCGTCGATGCGGTGACGATTTTTCGCGAGCCGCGGCTGACGGCGGAGATCCGCGCGCTGCGTCCGGACCTCTACTGCAAGGCGGGCGACTACACGCTCGAAAAACTCGATGCCGGCGAGCGCACCGCGCTCCAGGAGGTCGGGGCGGAAATCCGCTTCCTGCCGTTCCTGCCCGGGTTCAGCACCACGTCGCTGATCGCGCGGATCAAGGCGGCGGGCGAGATTTAG
- a CDS encoding type I phosphomannose isomerase catalytic subunit has translation MRDLLRFAPLYQERVWGGRALETALERVLPPNRPIGESWELVDRPEAQSLIAGGALAGQKLRDVLTKHAADIMGPTWPAERPFPILVKWLDCRERLSLQVHPPANVAPELGGEPKTENWYIAATGPGAELIVGLKRGVTRPQFEKAIEQNTVESCVHHFRVAAGDSILVHSGQVHAIDAGNLILEIQQNSDTTYRVYDWGRVGLDGKPRQLHIAQSLRSIDWDDFEPAPVRAAPTGGVIADCAEFRIRRLVLGAGERLHLRAGEQPRIVSIVSGTVRAAGENPSGTRSPLGQKLPRGENVLVPYAGAFTFSAETTTILLVTENFAGIIE, from the coding sequence ATGCGCGACCTACTGCGGTTTGCACCACTTTATCAGGAACGAGTATGGGGTGGGAGGGCGCTGGAGACCGCGCTGGAGCGCGTCCTGCCGCCCAATCGACCGATTGGGGAGAGCTGGGAGCTCGTGGATCGCCCCGAGGCCCAGTCGCTGATCGCGGGTGGCGCGCTGGCCGGCCAGAAGCTGCGCGATGTCCTGACCAAGCATGCTGCCGACATCATGGGGCCGACATGGCCGGCCGAGCGGCCGTTTCCGATCCTCGTCAAATGGCTCGATTGCCGCGAACGGCTGAGCCTCCAGGTGCATCCGCCGGCGAACGTTGCCCCGGAACTGGGCGGCGAGCCGAAAACCGAGAACTGGTACATCGCGGCCACCGGCCCCGGCGCCGAACTCATCGTCGGCCTGAAGCGCGGCGTCACCCGCCCGCAGTTCGAGAAGGCCATCGAGCAGAACACGGTCGAATCCTGCGTGCACCATTTCCGCGTGGCCGCCGGCGATTCCATTCTCGTGCACAGCGGCCAGGTCCACGCGATCGACGCGGGCAACCTGATCCTCGAGATCCAGCAGAACTCCGACACGACCTATCGCGTGTACGACTGGGGACGCGTCGGCCTGGACGGCAAGCCGCGCCAGCTTCACATCGCGCAGTCCCTGCGCTCGATCGACTGGGATGACTTCGAGCCTGCGCCGGTGCGCGCCGCGCCCACCGGCGGCGTGATCGCGGATTGCGCCGAGTTTCGCATTCGCCGCCTCGTGCTCGGGGCTGGCGAGCGCCTGCACCTGCGCGCGGGCGAGCAGCCGCGGATCGTGAGCATCGTGAGCGGGACGGTTCGTGCCGCCGGCGAGAATCCTTCCGGCACGCGTTCGCCGCTCGGCCAGAAGCTCCCGCGCGGAGAAAACGTTCTCGTGCCCTACGCCGGCGCCTTCACGTTCTCCGCCGAGACGACGACCATCCTGCTCGTGACGGAGAACTTCGCCGGGATCATCGAATAA
- a CDS encoding YdeI/OmpD-associated family protein, with amino-acid sequence MDPVPFRSGAAFRRWLARHHASATELVLLFYKKESGRGGITYAEALDEALCYGWIDGIRRSLDAEGYTIRFTPRKPKSFWSRVNVRHIERLIGEGRMQPPGLAAFKLRVPERTGVYSFEQPTAELPPAMEAQFRREQAAYEFFLAQPPGYRRTILRWVTSAKQDVTRERRICHLIRASADRRRLDLMAPNA; translated from the coding sequence ATGGATCCCGTTCCTTTCCGTTCCGGCGCCGCGTTTCGCCGCTGGCTCGCGCGTCATCACGCGAGCGCGACTGAGCTCGTGCTGCTGTTCTACAAGAAGGAGTCGGGTCGCGGGGGCATCACCTACGCCGAGGCGCTGGATGAGGCGCTGTGCTATGGCTGGATCGACGGGATCAGGCGCTCGCTCGACGCGGAGGGCTACACCATCCGGTTCACGCCGCGTAAGCCGAAGAGCTTCTGGAGTCGCGTCAACGTGCGCCATATCGAGCGGCTCATCGGCGAGGGGCGCATGCAGCCGCCGGGACTGGCCGCGTTCAAATTGCGCGTGCCCGAGCGGACCGGGGTGTACTCGTTCGAGCAGCCGACCGCGGAGTTGCCGCCGGCAATGGAGGCGCAGTTTCGCCGCGAGCAGGCCGCCTATGAGTTCTTCCTGGCGCAGCCGCCGGGCTATCGCCGGACCATTCTGCGCTGGGTTACCAGCGCGAAGCAGGACGTCACGCGCGAGCGGCGAATCTGCCACCTGATCCGCGCTTCCGCCGACCGCCGCCGCCTCGACCTGATGGCCCCCAACGCGTGA
- a CDS encoding response regulator: MSEHFLIVDDDADSAFLARRNLAVAFPHAAIEQVETGQAALDALARDEFTAVITDYRMPWMDGLTLVRKIRERNLPVPIIMRTAMEDLEAQARAAGVDYVLPWFRWRELGEVVREVLHCNTTGHSEKS, translated from the coding sequence ATGTCTGAGCACTTTCTCATTGTTGATGACGATGCCGACAGCGCGTTCCTCGCGCGTCGCAATCTCGCCGTCGCCTTTCCCCACGCCGCGATCGAACAGGTCGAGACCGGCCAGGCGGCGCTGGATGCGCTGGCCCGTGACGAGTTCACGGCCGTCATCACGGATTACCGCATGCCCTGGATGGACGGCCTGACGCTCGTCCGGAAGATCCGCGAACGGAACCTCCCGGTGCCGATCATCATGCGGACGGCCATGGAGGACCTCGAGGCGCAGGCCCGCGCGGCCGGAGTGGACTACGTCCTGCCTTGGTTTCGCTGGCGCGAGCTCGGCGAGGTCGTGCGCGAGGTCCTGCACTGCAACACCACCGGCCATTCGGAGAAGTCGTGA
- a CDS encoding aldose epimerase has translation MEQIPYKGQTLTRWRVGNSTFLALPEKGARLLNWNLTLPDGSVRDVIYWPEDADFGDIAKVRGGNPILFPFNGRCFDQGEIFFWRAADGVRRPMPIHGLARQGTFHVSHLDARGFVAHFVPGAEAQTCFPFKYEFVVTYRFEPFGLSCEFAVTNHGTEPLPWSAGHHFYFTVPWQEGSSRSDYMIRIPAGKRLKQDATGHLVAGPTLQLEEKLSHPDLIDTFHTELRGNEVVFGEKGQRGDVIVRLGVDKVPPPEATYVTWSGAPDAPYYCVEPWMGPANAPGHKVGLHLVPPGETGKFVVSVQVK, from the coding sequence ATGGAACAGATCCCCTACAAAGGCCAGACCCTCACCCGCTGGCGCGTCGGCAACTCCACTTTCCTCGCCCTGCCGGAAAAAGGGGCGCGACTCCTCAACTGGAATCTCACCCTGCCCGACGGCTCCGTCCGCGACGTGATCTACTGGCCGGAGGACGCTGACTTCGGCGACATTGCCAAGGTTCGCGGCGGCAACCCGATCCTGTTCCCCTTCAACGGCCGCTGCTTCGACCAGGGCGAGATCTTCTTCTGGCGCGCCGCCGACGGCGTGCGCCGCCCGATGCCCATCCACGGCCTCGCCCGCCAGGGCACGTTCCACGTCTCGCACCTCGATGCGCGCGGCTTCGTCGCGCACTTCGTGCCGGGCGCCGAGGCGCAGACGTGTTTCCCGTTCAAATACGAGTTCGTCGTCACCTACCGCTTCGAGCCGTTCGGCCTCTCCTGCGAGTTCGCCGTCACCAACCACGGCACCGAGCCGCTGCCGTGGAGCGCCGGCCACCACTTCTATTTCACCGTGCCGTGGCAGGAGGGCTCGAGCCGCAGCGACTACATGATCCGCATCCCGGCGGGCAAGCGCCTGAAGCAGGATGCCACCGGCCACCTCGTCGCCGGCCCGACCCTCCAGCTCGAGGAAAAGCTCTCCCATCCCGACCTGATCGATACGTTCCACACCGAGCTCCGCGGCAACGAAGTCGTATTCGGGGAAAAAGGACAGCGGGGCGACGTCATCGTCCGGCTCGGCGTCGACAAGGTGCCGCCGCCCGAAGCCACGTACGTCACGTGGTCCGGCGCGCCCGACGCGCCTTACTACTGCGTGGAGCCGTGGATGGGGCCGGCCAACGCCCCCGGGCACAAGGTCGGGCTGCATCTCGTGCCGCCCGGCGAAACCGGCAAGTTCGTCGTCAGCGTGCAGGTAAAGTAA